The following nucleotide sequence is from Pochonia chlamydosporia 170 chromosome 4, whole genome shotgun sequence.
ATGCAGTCGTTTATTCAGTTCTTGGCGGTCGCGGGCAGGGATGTCGTAAAAGTCTTCGGTGTCTGGGGAAATGTCAAAGCGACAATGTCCCTTTGCCACCATGTGTTGCTGAATGCCTTCAACCGTATTGCTCCGGGAACCGCATGATATACACTCTTTATAGCCGTAAATGACTAAATTAAGATACCAAATAAGAGTCTCGAGGTCGACTGCCAGAAACTTTtgagatgggatgaaaaAAGTGTGAGCCGTCGACATGTGTGCCATATTGTCGTCGAATGTATGGCTGGTGAAACCACAGAATAAACAGCGACTTGGCACAAACTCTACCGCCTCGGGATCTTCCGAGTCGCTTTCCGCGGTGTCTTCGCTTGAACTTGGGGATTTACTCTCTGCGACATCGCGTCTTgtggcctttgccttttgggTAGTATCGGTGACCGGATTGCgctttgttgatggcggcaagacAATCGTGCCAGGCTCTGCTACTGAGAGGCGAAGATTATAGACGCTGGTGCAGTTAGGTTAGTCAATTTGACCTGGAACTAGATAACTATTCTGTCAGGGATCGACTCACTGCCATTCGTCCTTTAAATGTTGCCGCCATGATTCGTTTTCTGATAAT
It contains:
- a CDS encoding prohibitin (similar to Cordyceps militaris CM01 XP_006673866.1), with the translated sequence MDGIDATTSTTTSAPFSEHKPQTPTFCRICDRALSENESWRQHLKDEWHVYNLRLSVAEPGTIVLPPSTKRNPVTDTTQKAKATRRDVAESKSPSSSEDTAESDSEDPEAVEFVPSRCLFCGFTSHTFDDNMAHMSTAHTFFIPSQKFLAVDLETLIWYLNLVIYGYKECISCGSRSNTVEGIQQHMVAKGHCRFDISPDTEDFYDIPARDRQELNKRLHPDDDSLRLPSGKLLSHRDQQSVPAERRNRPARPQALTPPTSSLTKAGSSSEVATQEKTDDSIIIAAQLSRLSAGDRTSLQHLPSHEIRSMLALRMKQIDRSRRQELKSKLKHGKMENVLLKKFSRSDVPTRQSIWG